Part of the Vicinamibacterales bacterium genome, CGTCTGCTTCCAGGCACCGGTGTCGCTGAACAGGCGTACCGCGGCGGCTCCGAGGCACTCCTTCATGCCCAGCGTCACCGACATCGGCGGCACGAACTGGTAGCCGGCGCCGAAGGTACGCTGCGCGAGCGCCAGCATCGTATCGAGATTGTTCTCCTGCACGCGGACCGTCGAGAGCCGCAGGTCTTCGATCGACAGCCGCGACAACGGATGGCGCCGCGCCTGGTTGTAGGCGACATGCCCATCCTGGCCCCAACCGCCGTACGTGATGTCGATTGGCGCCGCCTCGATGGCGGTCCGGACCGTGTCAACGGTCGCCGGCGTCAGCCAGTGCCTCGAGGGTTCGGGCACCGCCAGCCCCGGGTCGACGGGGGAGTAGAAGTGCTGCTCCATGTAGCCGCGGAAGCTGTACGGATGGCTCCTGGGCAACTCGCGTCCCTGCCAGTCGAGGCACTCGTCCATGTGAAATACCTCGAGACTGCGCAGGCTGATGCGCTCGCGGTTGACGAGGGCCGTGAACGGGCCGTACCAGCATGCTGGCCCACACGGTACAATCGCGCGCGTCGGGCGCCCCGCGCGGGTGTTCGCGGCGATCCGGTCCACGAGCTCCCGCGCCATCAGCGCGCCCATCGCGGCCGAGTCGGCGCACAGCCGGAAGCGGATCTTCAGGGCCGGGTGCGTCTCGAGTTGATCGCAGGGAATCCTGCACCAGTCGTGAAGTTGTCGAAGGGTGAAGTCGCTCATCGGGGTCACCTCTCCTGCGTGGCGACGGCGGCCTCATCGTCGAGCCGCCTGAACATCCGACGCATGTCGCCATAGCCTCGCACGAGGGCCCAGACGGAGATCACGACAAAGAGCCCAAGAGAGATCGCCAGCGTTGCGATCCAGGCGTAGAGCCACCCGTGCGGGCCAGTGGGGTGCATCGAGGCCAGCCCCGCCAGGCCTGCGGCGCTACCGAGCGCGGTGAGCCACGCAACCCGCCCAGCCGTCGACGGTACACGCCGTCCGATCACCGAGCCCGCGACCATTCCTACCAGGGCCGCCCCGTAGCTGACCATCCCGATCGTGCCGGTCCAGCCCACCGGGTCGTCCACGACGAAGTAGATCAGGGTGGCGCTCGCGCCGAGCAGCAACGAGCAGTAGGCCCCGAGCCGGTGCGCGCCCTTCCAGTACATCCCTGCGACGACCGTCCAGAACGTGCCGGCCAGGAACAGATTCCCCGTGATCTGCAGGTAGAAGTACGTGGCGCCGGGCACGACGTAGAACAGGCCCCACCCGATGATGAAGACGGTCAGACACAGCACGGTGAGGCGGTTGATCAGCAGTTCGTGCTTCGCTTTCAAGCGCGGGCCCGCGAGCGGCATCACCACGTCCTGCGAGATCACCGAACTCCACGCGAGCAGGTAGCCGCTGTAGGTGGACATCGAGGCCGCCAGCATGCCGGCCAGCACCAGGCCGGCGACGCCCACCGGCAGCACCTCGGACAGGAACACCGGCAGCGCCTCGATGGCCGGCACCTTGCGCGCCCCGAGATAGGTCAGCGCGGCGATGCCCCAGAGGAAGGGCAGGATCGCCCGCCCGAGGCTCAGGAAGCCGGTCCAGAAGAACACACGGCGCACCGTCCGCGTGTCCTCGGACGAGAAGGTCCTCGACGCGATCGGCGCCCACGCCGTGACGAGCGCCAGCCACGAAAGGCACTGCCAGCACAGGAACGGCCAGCCCAACACCTTGTGCGCGAATGGGTCGAAGCCGGATTGACCCATTCGCTGCTCGACCGTCGCCACCATCGGACCGAGGCCGACGCCGAAGAGGCAGTAGCCCGTGATGATGATCATCGCCGCTGCCAACACGGCATACTGGACGTAGTTCGTGACGACGACCGAGATCATCCCGCCGAGCGCGGTGTAGATCAGCACCATCGTCATCAACAGCACCATCGTCCACACGATGTAGCCCGGCGGCACGCCGGTTACGATGTTGAGGAACTTGGCCTCGATGATCGGGAAGACGCCGAAGTTCAACGCGCCGCCCACCGCCATCAGCACGCCCGCCAGCACCCGTACGTCCCGCCCGTACCGCTTGTCGAAGAACTCGGAGATGGTGACGAGTTCGAGTTCCCGGAAGCGGCTGATGACGAAGCCCGTTGATCCCACGAGGACGTAGATGCCGGCGGGAATCAGCCCCGCCATGAAGGCGGCGAAGCCATAGAGCACGCCCATCTCGGCGTAGTACATGTAGGTGATGATTCCGATCTCGGTCGCCACGAGCGAGATCATCCCCACGTGGATGCCCATGGTCCGGCCCGCGACCAGGAAGCTCGATGAGTTCCTGACGTAGCGCTGTCCGCGCGTGCCGGCCACGAACACCACCGCCAGGTAGAAGCCGACGATCAACCAGTCCACGAGGGTGAAGTGCATTCGGGAGTCTTTTTTTCGAGGGGTTGCGGCCCGTCACATCAGGCGTGCGTCGGCTGCGACAGCAGCGACGACGACGCACGGTCGAGATACAGCGTGGTCGCGGTGTGCCAGCGCAAGGCGGACGAGGGCCGCCACACACTGACCTCGAGCTCGAGGCACTGCTGAACGGCCTCGGCCTTCCGGGTGTCGGGAACGATCGCGATGATGTGCGTCGTCTTCAGTACCTGGCGAACCGACATCGAGATTGCCCGCGTCGGCACGTCCTCGAGGCGCGGGAACCAGCCCTCGCCGAGCTGCTGGCGCCGGCACCGCTCGTCGAGCTGGACGACCAGGTACGGCGTCTCCGTCGTGAAGTCCGCCGGGGGATCGTTGAACGCCAGGTGGCCGTTCTCGCCGATGCCGACCAACGCGAGGTCGATCGGCGCGCTGGTGAGGAGTGCGCCGAGCCGCGCGCACTCGACGTGCGGGTCGGCAGCCTCTCCGTCGATCAGGTGGAATGCGCCCGGATGCACCCGGTCGATGATCCGCTCGGTCAGGAAGCGGCGGAAGCTGGCCGGGTGCGATGCCGGCAGGCCGATGTACTCGTCGAGGTGGAAGAACTCCGTCCTCGACCACTCGATGCCCGGTGTTCCCGCGAGGGCTTCGAGGAATTCGAACTGCGCCGCGCCGGTCGCGGCGATGAGCCGCGCGTGGCCGGTCGCGGCGATGGCGGCCCTGATGAGACCGGATGCCTCGACGGCCGCGGCGGCGGCGAGGGCGGGCTTCGACTCGAAGATCCGAACGTCCATGCTTCCTCCTCCTCGGCAGGTGCGTGCCGATGTTCAGGCCGCGTCGAACGCCCGCACCTGGGCGAGGCGTTCCTGGTCGTAGCGAAGGGTACCGAGTTGCTCCATGCGCGCGAACGCGTCGACCTGCGAGGCGAACGCCGTGATGGCCGACCGCTTGATCGCCGCGCAGCGCGCGTCGAGCGGATGCGCCGCGACCGGATCCCTCAGCGGTTCCCAGACCTGGTAGGCGTAGATGCGCCGGATCGCCGCCGGCGGGCCCAACTCCGGCATCAGCGTCTCGCCCGCCTGCACGCACGCCACCAGGCCCGCTTCCGCAATCACCTTGTGATCGGGGTGGAAGTCCAAGTCGCTCGGCAGGAACACCGTCGACGGCCGGCAGTCCCGGATCACGCGGAACAGTACCTGGTACGCCCCAGGGCGCCCGTCAGGAGTTTCCCAGCTCTGGTAGTTGCGCACCGACATGTCCGGGTAACGCAGGAACCTGATCCGGTCGGGCGGAACACCCAGGCGCCCGTACGCGGCCACGGCCTCGCGCTCGCGCCGTTCGGCGAAGCCGTTGCGCTCGGCGATCGAGTGGTAGCCCAGGCGGCCGTCACTCGCGATCACGACGACCGGCGGCACCGGAAGGTTCGCGATGAACCCGCCGCACCCGACGACGCCGTCGTCGTCGTGCGGCGAGACGACGAGCACTGTCCCGGCGTCCGCAGGACTGACGAGATCGACACCCGGGTGTCCGGTCATGGCTCGCTCTCCGTTCCGCGGGTGGCGACGGCGGCCCGAGCCGCGGCACCCGCGCAGCATGTTACAGGCGGCGCACGTTGAAGCCGCCGTCGACCATCAGGACCTGGCCCGTCGAGTACGCGAGGTCGCCACGGGCCAGCATGGCCACGGCGCGGCCGACGTCGCCCGGCAGCCCCCACCGAGGCTGGACGAGGAGGCCTTCGGCAATCATCTGGTCGTACTTCGCCTCGACCTCCGCGGTCATGTCCGTGCGGACGATGCCGGGCCGGACGTCATAGACCGGGATGTCCCACTCGCCGAGTCGGGCCGCCCAGAGTTGCGTGGCCATGCCCAGGCCCGCCTTGGCGACGCAGTACTCGCCGCGGTTCACCGACGCCGTCGTCGCCGAGATCGACGAGACGTTGACGACGCAGGCGAGGAAGGCCGGGTCGGCGCGTTTCTGCTCGACCATCCAGCGTGCGACGGATTGAGTCAGGAAATACGGGCCCTGAAGGTTCGTCCGCAGCACCTTCTCGAAGCTCTCCTCGGAGGCCTCCAGCAGGTCGCGGCGCTCCGGCGGCGCGATCCCGGCGTTGTTGACCAGAACGTGGAGACGGCCGAATCGCGCCCGCACGGCCTCCACGAGCGCTTCGCGGGCCGCGCGGTCCGCGACGTCGCAGCGGCTGTAGAAGACATCAGTGCCGTGGCGCCTGAGCGATTCGAGCGCGCCGGCGGCGGAGGCCTCCTCGCGCCGGCCGCACACCGCCAGGTGGAACCGATCGCGCGCCAGGTGTTCGGCGACGCCGAGGCCAATCCCGCGCGTGCCTCCGGTGATCAACGCCACGCGTGCCTGTGTCATCGTGCCCTCACAAGTTGAGCGGCGGCACCGTCACCCAGCTTCTCGTCCGCCAGGACTCGAGACCCAGCTCCGCCAGTTGCACGCCCTTCGCGCCCGCCAGCAGGTCCCACGGGAATGGTTCGTCGCACGCGACGTGCCGCAGGAACAGCTCCCACTGGGCTCGAAACGCGTTCCCATGCGCCTCGACCTCGGGCAGGAGCTGCCAGTCGGCGCGGTAGTCGCCTGGCGTCGCGACGTCGGGGTTCCACACCGGCCGTGGCGTGGCGGCCGCAGGTTGCACCCAGCAGTTCCGCAGGCCCGCCACCGCGGAGCCCTTCGTGCCGTCCACCTGGATCGTCAGCAGGTCGTCGCGGCGCACGCGGACGCACCACGACGAGTTGAACTGGGCAACGATCCCGCCCTCGAGCTCGAACGTCGCGTAGGCCGCGTCGTCGGCGGTGCAGTCGTAGGGCCGGCCAGCCTCGTCCCAGCGACGATTGACGTGTACGGCGCCGAGGCACGAGAGCGCCGTGACCGGGCCGAAGATGTTGTCGAGCACGTAGCGCCAGTGGGCGAACATGTCGGCGATGATGCCGCCGCCGTCCTCGGCGCGGTAATTCCACGACGGGCGCTGCGCCGGGACGGTGTCTCCCTCGAACACCCAGTAGCCGAACTCGCCGCGGACCGACAGAACGCGCCCGAAGAAGCCGCCCGCGCACAGGCGCCTCAGCGCGACGAGGCCCGGCAGCCAGAGCTTGTCCTGGACCACGCCATGCTTGACGCCCGCCTCGCACGCAAGCCGATAGAGGTCCAGTGCCTCGGCCATCGTGACCGCGGTGGGCTTCTCGCAGTAGACGTGCTTGCCCGCGGCAATCGCGCGCCTGACCGCGGCGGCGCGCCGGTTGGTGGTCTGCGCGTCGAAGTAGACGGTGTAGGTCGGATCCGCCAGCACGGTATCGAGGTCGGTCGTCCACCTCAGCCCCTGTGCCCGCTCGGCGAGCGCCTCGAGCTTTGCGGCGCTGCGGCCGACGAGGATCGGGTCGGGCATGATCACGCTGCCGTCGGGCAGGCCGATGCCGCCGTCGCCGCGGATGGCGGCGATCGAGCGCAGGAGATGCTGGTTGGCGCCCATTCGCCCGCTGACGCCGTTCATGATGATGCCGATACGCCTGGTAGTCACCTCGTGTTCTCCTCGCTCACGCCCGTTGCGTCCGCGCGCCCTCCGGCAGCGGCGGCGCATCGACGCCGGCGCGAGGCAGCGTGCCATCGAGTTCCTGCCGCCAGTGCGCGACCTCTCCGGCCGGGCCGTAGCAGTAGATCAACGTCAGCGGCGTCTGCCCGAGATTGGTGATCTGGTGGAAGACGCCGGGCGGGATCGCGACCGCCTGGCCCGCGCCGAGAACGGCGCGCTCGTGGCCCAGGCACATCTCGCCGGAGCCCTCGACGACGAGATACACCTCTTCCTGTTCCTGGTTGTGCCACGGCACCTGGCCGCCGTCCGGGTCGAGCGTCACCATGCCCAGCGCGAAATGACCGGACTGCACCGGCGACTGGCCGCCGACCACGTTCTTCGTGCGACGTCCGGCGGGGAAGCGGCGTCCCTCGGTGGTGTTGAGATCGACGATCGTCATGCGGGTCCCCAGAACCTCAGGTACGGCTCGCGCCGGATGATGCGTTGCACGTAGAGAGCGGCCTCGCGGAGGTGGTAGTCACCCCACAGGCTGGACTCGCCGGACGGCACCGTCCGGCCCGGCGGAACAGCGTCCCAACCATTTGGCCGGTGATACACCGAGTGCAGGAGCAGGCCTTCGTGGCGGCGGTCGACGCCGAGATACGGCTCGTCGAGGAGCGCGTGCATCAGCGTGAGCCCCGCCTGCCAGTACCGGCGCGCACGCGCCGGATCGTGCCGCCGGAGGAAGTGGCCGAGGCGAAGGAGGCCCTGCGCCGCGATTGACGCGGCCGAGCTGTCGACCGGCTCGTACGGATTGAACGGATCCGCGGGCTTCGCGAGATAGTCGCCGAGGT contains:
- a CDS encoding Gfo/Idh/MocA family oxidoreductase; its protein translation is MTTRRIGIIMNGVSGRMGANQHLLRSIAAIRGDGGIGLPDGSVIMPDPILVGRSAAKLEALAERAQGLRWTTDLDTVLADPTYTVYFDAQTTNRRAAAVRRAIAAGKHVYCEKPTAVTMAEALDLYRLACEAGVKHGVVQDKLWLPGLVALRRLCAGGFFGRVLSVRGEFGYWVFEGDTVPAQRPSWNYRAEDGGGIIADMFAHWRYVLDNIFGPVTALSCLGAVHVNRRWDEAGRPYDCTADDAAYATFELEGGIVAQFNSSWCVRVRRDDLLTIQVDGTKGSAVAGLRNCWVQPAAATPRPVWNPDVATPGDYRADWQLLPEVEAHGNAFRAQWELFLRHVACDEPFPWDLLAGAKGVQLAELGLESWRTRSWVTVPPLNL
- a CDS encoding sodium:solute symporter family protein, with protein sequence MHFTLVDWLIVGFYLAVVFVAGTRGQRYVRNSSSFLVAGRTMGIHVGMISLVATEIGIITYMYYAEMGVLYGFAAFMAGLIPAGIYVLVGSTGFVISRFRELELVTISEFFDKRYGRDVRVLAGVLMAVGGALNFGVFPIIEAKFLNIVTGVPPGYIVWTMVLLMTMVLIYTALGGMISVVVTNYVQYAVLAAAMIIITGYCLFGVGLGPMVATVEQRMGQSGFDPFAHKVLGWPFLCWQCLSWLALVTAWAPIASRTFSSEDTRTVRRVFFWTGFLSLGRAILPFLWGIAALTYLGARKVPAIEALPVFLSEVLPVGVAGLVLAGMLAASMSTYSGYLLAWSSVISQDVVMPLAGPRLKAKHELLINRLTVLCLTVFIIGWGLFYVVPGATYFYLQITGNLFLAGTFWTVVAGMYWKGAHRLGAYCSLLLGASATLIYFVVDDPVGWTGTIGMVSYGAALVGMVAGSVIGRRVPSTAGRVAWLTALGSAAGLAGLASMHPTGPHGWLYAWIATLAISLGLFVVISVWALVRGYGDMRRMFRRLDDEAAVATQER
- a CDS encoding PIG-L family deacetylase → MTGHPGVDLVSPADAGTVLVVSPHDDDGVVGCGGFIANLPVPPVVVIASDGRLGYHSIAERNGFAERREREAVAAYGRLGVPPDRIRFLRYPDMSVRNYQSWETPDGRPGAYQVLFRVIRDCRPSTVFLPSDLDFHPDHKVIAEAGLVACVQAGETLMPELGPPAAIRRIYAYQVWEPLRDPVAAHPLDARCAAIKRSAITAFASQVDAFARMEQLGTLRYDQERLAQVRAFDAA
- a CDS encoding glucosamine-6-phosphate deaminase — encoded protein: MDVRIFESKPALAAAAAVEASGLIRAAIAATGHARLIAATGAAQFEFLEALAGTPGIEWSRTEFFHLDEYIGLPASHPASFRRFLTERIIDRVHPGAFHLIDGEAADPHVECARLGALLTSAPIDLALVGIGENGHLAFNDPPADFTTETPYLVVQLDERCRRQQLGEGWFPRLEDVPTRAISMSVRQVLKTTHIIAIVPDTRKAEAVQQCLELEVSVWRPSSALRWHTATTLYLDRASSSLLSQPTHA
- a CDS encoding dimethylsulfonioproprionate lyase family protein — its product is MTIVDLNTTEGRRFPAGRRTKNVVGGQSPVQSGHFALGMVTLDPDGGQVPWHNQEQEEVYLVVEGSGEMCLGHERAVLGAGQAVAIPPGVFHQITNLGQTPLTLIYCYGPAGEVAHWRQELDGTLPRAGVDAPPLPEGARTQRA
- a CDS encoding 3-ketoacyl-ACP reductase, whose amino-acid sequence is MTQARVALITGGTRGIGLGVAEHLARDRFHLAVCGRREEASAAGALESLRRHGTDVFYSRCDVADRAAREALVEAVRARFGRLHVLVNNAGIAPPERRDLLEASEESFEKVLRTNLQGPYFLTQSVARWMVEQKRADPAFLACVVNVSSISATTASVNRGEYCVAKAGLGMATQLWAARLGEWDIPVYDVRPGIVRTDMTAEVEAKYDQMIAEGLLVQPRWGLPGDVGRAVAMLARGDLAYSTGQVLMVDGGFNVRRL